The following are encoded in a window of Candidatus Fluviicola riflensis genomic DNA:
- a CDS encoding peptidase M4 — MTIKKAIGKLHLWLGFTSGLLVFVIAVTGCIYAFQEEIQNVSQPYRFVKEQHKAFLPPSEIMEIAQKKLPGKQIHAVMYQGKTKTAKAIFYGNDGNEDYYYFVYINQYSGKVLQVSNENAGFFRFILDGHYYLWLPPEIGSPIVASATLVFFVMVISGIILWWPRNKAGRKQRFKLKWNARWRRKNYDLHNVLGFYASWLGLIFAITGLVWGFQWFNATYYTVISGGKDFVEYEEPLSKVQLTDTSGLAPMDKLWTKLMRECPIEGSIEVHQPEDSTSCLAVNINPDPTTYWKIDYRYFDQYSLEELSVKHLWGRYKNTSASDKLMRMNYDIHVGSVLGLTGKILAFCASLIIASLPITGFLIWWGRRNKPKKEPVKKQF, encoded by the coding sequence ATGACAATAAAAAAAGCAATCGGAAAACTTCATCTATGGCTCGGATTTACGTCCGGGCTTTTAGTTTTTGTAATCGCAGTCACCGGCTGCATTTATGCTTTCCAGGAAGAAATTCAGAATGTCAGCCAGCCTTATCGTTTTGTAAAAGAACAGCATAAAGCCTTTTTACCGCCATCCGAAATCATGGAAATCGCGCAAAAAAAGCTTCCGGGAAAACAGATTCACGCTGTCATGTACCAGGGCAAAACAAAAACTGCAAAGGCGATTTTTTATGGAAATGATGGCAACGAGGATTACTATTATTTTGTTTACATCAATCAGTATTCCGGAAAAGTGTTGCAGGTAAGTAACGAGAATGCCGGTTTTTTCCGTTTCATCCTCGATGGACATTATTACCTATGGTTGCCACCCGAAATTGGTAGCCCGATTGTTGCTTCGGCCACGCTGGTGTTTTTTGTTATGGTCATTTCAGGGATCATTTTGTGGTGGCCACGTAACAAAGCCGGAAGAAAACAACGCTTCAAACTCAAGTGGAATGCGCGTTGGCGGCGAAAGAATTACGACCTCCACAATGTGCTCGGTTTTTATGCGTCGTGGCTCGGGCTCATTTTTGCCATTACCGGATTAGTCTGGGGTTTCCAATGGTTTAACGCAACCTATTACACCGTTATTTCCGGTGGAAAAGATTTTGTGGAATACGAGGAACCACTATCTAAAGTGCAATTAACAGACACTTCCGGGTTAGCGCCGATGGATAAATTGTGGACAAAACTCATGCGTGAATGCCCGATCGAAGGATCTATTGAAGTTCACCAACCCGAAGATTCAACGTCATGCCTGGCGGTAAATATCAATCCCGATCCAACCACTTACTGGAAAATCGATTACCGGTATTTCGATCAGTATAGCCTGGAAGAGCTTTCTGTAAAGCACCTATGGGGACGCTACAAAAACACGTCTGCTTCGGATAAACTCATGCGTATGAATTACGACATTCATGTAGGCAGTGTGTTGGGGTTAACTGGTAAAATTCTCGCTTTTTGCGCCAGCCTGATCATTGCATCGCTTCCAATCACCGGTTTTCTGATCTGGTGGGGAAGGAGGAACAAGCCGAAAAAAGAACCGGTGAAAAAGCAGTTCTGA